The following are encoded together in the Cuculus canorus isolate bCucCan1 chromosome 31, bCucCan1.pri, whole genome shotgun sequence genome:
- the RPS18 gene encoding 40S ribosomal protein S18, which produces MSLVIPEKFQHILRVLNTNIDGRRKIAFAITAIKGVGRRYAHVVLRKADIDLTKRAGELTEDEVERVITIMQNPRQYKIPDWFLNRQKDVKDGKYSQVLANGLDNKLREDLERLKKIRAHRGLRHFWGLRVRGQHTKTTGRRGRTVGVSKKK; this is translated from the exons ATG TCTCTGGTGATCCCCGAGAAGTTCCAGCACATTCTCCGGGTGCTCAACACCAACATCGACGGACGCCGTAAAATCGCCTTTGCCATCACCGCCATCAAA GGCGTGGGGCGCCGTTACGCTCACGTGGTGCTGCGTAAAGCCGACATCGACCTGACCAAACGGGCGGGAGAGCTCACTGAGGATGag GTGGAACGCGTCATCACCATAATGCAGAACCCGCGACAGTACAAGATCCCCGACTGGTTCCTCAATCGCCAGAAGGACGTCAAGGACGGCAAATACAGCCAA GTCTTGGCCAACGGTTTGGACAACAAACTGCGTGAGGACCTGGAGCGGCTCAAGAAGATCCGAGCGCATCGCGGCCTGCGGCACTtctgggg GCTGCGCGTGCGAGGACAGCACACGAAAACCACGGGACGACGCGGGAGAACCGTCGGAGTGTCCAAGAAAAAGTGA
- the ZBTB22 gene encoding zinc finger and BTB domain-containing protein 22 produces MEASCGGGGGGGGGGGLVHVDFPEITSALLANLNQQRVEGKLCDISIHVQGRVFRAHRAVLAASSPYFHDQVLLKNMTSIVLPNVMDPGAFETVLGSAYTGRLSMAPEEIVNFLTVGSVLQMWHIVDKCTELLKEGRAAPVPHGPSSSSSSSSSSSSSSSSLRPHSGRASENQSPSSTNYFSPRDAAEGASEALKYPPRGGGGGGGGPDETPKGEATADDLLEEGEESGEDGARRPLYVQPSIVPHKQWVYVKQEWLQEDLVLTCEEDEEPADGDGGGDGASVSTPRAKLEDQVNFCESSDGFSSPYEALDEAGSFPPRSLLPLDMQGNQILVFPPQAAVEHGAVQVAAAAADGNKIFMCHCGKAFSHKSMRDRHVNMHLNLRPFACPVCNKKFKMKHHLTEHMKTHTGLKPYQCDACAKKFMWRDSFMRHKGHCERRQRLAAVLPASAVPPLPPLPPHGRTATVQKEQRVGGSGGGEGECLDPIPPGWNHSQMFGSHSAWKSGSCHAQMF; encoded by the exons ATGGAGGCCTcgtgcggcggcggcggcggcggcggtggtgGCGGTGGCCTCGTCCACGTTGACTTCCCGGAGATCACCAGCGCTTTATTGGCCAACCTCAACCAACAACGCGTGGAAGGAAAGCTCTGCGACATCTCCATCCACGTCCAAGGGAGGGTTTTCCGCGCCCATCGCGCCGTCTTGGCCGCCTCTTCGCCGTATTTCCACGACCAGGTCCTCTTGAAGAACATGACCTCCATCGTTTTACCCAACGTGATGGATCCCGGCGCTTTCGAGACCGTTTTAGGTTCAGCCTATACCGGACGTCTTTCTATGGCTCCCGAAGAGATCGTTAACTTCTTGACGGTGGGCAGCGTCCTCCAGATGTGGCACATCGTGGATAAGTGCACCGAGCTCCTCAAGGAAGGCCGAGCAGCTCCGGTTCCTCACGGACCTTCTTCTTCATCGTCTTCGTCGTCGTCATCGTCgtcttcttcttcatccttaCGCCCCCACTCCGGCCGCGCCAGTGAGAACCAATCCCCCAGCAGCACCAACTACTTCAGCCCTCGCGACGCGGCCGAAGGCGCTTCCGAAGCCCTCAAATACCCAccgcgaggaggaggaggaggaggaggaggtccGGATGAAACCCCCAAAGGAGAAGCGACGGCGGATGACCTcctggaagaaggagaagaaagtggcGAGGACGGCGCCCGCCGCCCTCTCTACGTCCAACCCAGCATCGTTCCGCACAAGCAATGGGTTTACGTCAAACAAGAATGGCTGCAGGAGGACCTCGTCCTCACCTGCGAGGAGGACGAAGAACCGGCGGACGGCGACGGCGGTGGCGATGGCGCCTCCGTATCGACGCCGCGAGCCAAGCTGGAAGACCAAGTCAACTTCTGCGAATCTTCCGATGGTTTCTCTTCGCCGTACGAGGCTTTGGATGAGGCCGGATCCTTCCCTCCTCgttccctcctccctctggaCATGCAAGGCAACCAAATCTTGGTCTTCCCGCCTCAAGCGGCGGTGGAACACGGCGCCGTCCAagtggcggcggcggcggccgacGGCAATAAGATCTTCATGTGCCATTGCGGCAAAGCCTTCTCCCACAAAAGCATGAGGGATCGGCACGTCAATATGCACCTCAACCTGCGGCCCTTCGCCTGCCCCGTCTGCAACAAGAAGTTCAAGATGAAGCACCACCTGACGGAGCACATGAAGACCCACACGGGCCTCAAACCCTACCAGTGCGACGCCTGCGCCAAGAAATTCATGTGGCGCGACAGCTTCATGCGGCACAAAGGCCATTGCGAGAGGCGCCAGCGTTTGGCCGCTGTCCTTCCGGCTTCGGCggtgcctcctcttcctcctcttcctcctcacgGGAGAACCGCAACGGTCCAAAAGGAGCAAAGGGTGGGGGGAAGCGGCGGAGGAGaagggga ATGTTTggatcccatcccacctgggTGGAATCACAGCCAGATGTTTGGATCCCATTCCGCCTGGAAAAGTGGGTCCTGTCACGCCCAGATGTTTTGA
- the DAXX gene encoding death domain-associated protein 6 produces TRSPPKTRGPPKTRGPPQNLGPPPAEPRGGAYREDNQRLFGEFVELCTRLTEEHPEVIPFLSARHQKANPDFLSSAEFRNILSRCLGRVRSHRNKVYVYINELCTVLKAHTLRRKLTLTSAPAASSSSPPSPSSPSHPTSSPPPPPSPSPSSSRPPGGSKRQIRYLENLLRVYVGEIQRLQERELDLAELDSEDSSYLQESRLKRRMIRIFRRLCELKRCSSLTGRVIEQRIPYRGTRYPEVNRRIERFINRPEAFPDYADILKVIQKASVRHSLGLAQKQMENMAQDAFREVGNRLQERRHLDLVYNFGSHLTDQYRPGTDPALMDAALAKRLRKNRTVALTRLDDVISHYAKLQDEGEEQERRRKQTARQEPLRNAGRREHQEEEEEEEEDSEEEEEEEEEEEEEGSSDGSGGKGHEEEEEEEEEEEEEEEEEEGSEAAPAQGAPPPADSELFVLEIEAALEAGETPPSSPGGSEATPKAAPPSPPPPPAPPSPGGPPSPVSSRTLPDGDPPSPPPPLGGLGGARGGAAPPSAPPASTAPPKSGGDGGTTTTMTMTTTSRPPGNGAGGRRRGGAAKCTAQGRRKRRRKRMRMGGGRTGGSPWGCAPPPRHSPLPDSTRADSPGGDLVSSSQGSPRRPPRAQKTSVATQCDPVEIIVLSDSE; encoded by the exons acccgaagcccccccaaaacccggggcccccccaaaacccgGGGCCCCCCCCAAAACTTGGGGCCCCCCCCGGCTGAACCCCGCGGCGGCGCCTACAGGGAGGACAACCAGCGGCTCTTCGGAGAG TTCGTGGAGCTCTGTACCCGCCTGACAGAGGAACACCCTGAGgtcattcctttcctttctgctcgCCATCAAAAAGCCAATCCGGACTTTTTATCCTCCGCCGAATTCCGCAACATTTTGAGCCGTTGCCTCGGCCGCGTCCGTTCTCATCGTAACAAAGTCTACGTTTACATCAATGAGCTCTGTACGGTCCTCAAAGCCCACACTCTTCGCCGGAAATTAACCCTCACCTCCGCTCCGGCCgcttcttcatcttctcctccatctccatcatctccatctcatcctaCGTCCTCACCACCGCCTCCGCCAtcaccttccccttcctcttcacGTCCTCCCGGTGGTTCCAAACGTCAAATCCGTTATTTGGAGAACCTCCTTCGCGTTTACGTAGGGGAAATCCAACGGTTACAAGAACGGGAATTAGATTTGGCCGAATTGGATAGCGAAGACTCTTCGTACCTCCAAGAAAGTCGTCTCAAGAGGAGGATGATCCGCATCTTCCGACGCCTTTGCGAGTTGAAACGGTGCAGCAGTTTAACCGGACGCGTCATCGAACAACGCATTCCCTATCGCGGCACTCGGTATCCCGAAGTCAACCGTCGCATCGAACGTTTCATTAACCGCCCGGAAGCTTTTCCCGATTACGCCGATATCCTCAAAGTCATCCAAAAAGCGAGCGTTCGCCATAGCTTAGGATTGGCCCAAAAGCAGATGGAGAATATGGCGCAGGACGCTTTCCGCGAGGTGGGAAACCGCCTGCAGGAACGGAGGCACCTGGATTTGGTCTATAACTTCGGCAGTCATTTGACGGATCAGTATCGGCCCG GGACGGATCCGGCGTTGATGGACGCGGCGTTGGCCAAACGCCTTCGTAAGAACCGAACGGTGGCTCTGACGCGTTTGGACGACGTTATTTCTCACTACGCCAAACTGCAGGACGAGGGCGAAGAGCAGGAGCGGCGGCGGAAGCAAACGGCGCGTCAGGAACCCCTCCGGAACGCG GGACGGAGGGAACatcaggaggaagaggaagaggaagaggaggattcggaagaggaagaggaggaggaagaggaagaggaggaggaaggttcTTCCGATGGAAGTGGTGGGAAAGGCCacgaggaagaagaagaggaggaagaagaggaggaggaagaagaagaggaggaggaagggagcgAAGCGGCGCCGGCACAGG GCGCGCCCCCCCCCGCGGACTCGGAGCTCTTTGTGTTGGAGATTGAGGCAGCGCTGGAGGCGGGTGAGACCCCCCCCTCATCTCCGGGGGGGTCGGAGGCCACCCCCAAAGCGGCCCCCCCttcaccaccacccccccccgcccccccctcaCCTGGGGGTCCCCCTTCCCCCGTTTCTTCCCGGACTTTACCCGATGGAGACCCcccctcaccaccaccaccg ttgggggggttggggggggcgagggggggggcGGCACCACCATCAGCTCCACCAGCTTCAACGGCACCGCCGAAGtcggggggggacggggggaccACGACGACGATGACGATGACAACAACCTCGCGCCCCCCCGGAAACGGAGCCGGAGGGAGAcggcgggggggggcag cAAAGTGCACAGCGCAGGGtcggaggaagaggaggaggaagaggatgcgGATGGGGGGGGGTCGCACGGGGGGGTCCCCCTGGGgctgcgccccccccccccggcacagCCCCCTCCCCGACTCCACTCGCGCCGATTCCCCCGGGGGGGACCTCgtcagcagctcccagggcagcccccGGCGCCCCCCCCGCGCCCAGAAA acCAGCGTGGCGACGCAGTGCGACCCCGTGGAGATCATTGTGCTCTCCGACTCGGAGTGA